In Apium graveolens cultivar Ventura unplaced genomic scaffold, ASM990537v1 ctg3291, whole genome shotgun sequence, one genomic interval encodes:
- the LOC141701069 gene encoding secreted RxLR effector protein 161-like: protein MDTPVSKGDKFSLKQRPKNELEIREMQRIQYASAVGSLMYAQVCTRPDITFIVEMLGRYFSNPGMEQWKAVKRVLRYLKKTKDYMLTYRKSDHLEIIGYLDSDFGGCRDERKSTSG, encoded by the coding sequence ATGGATACACCCGTGTCTAAAGGAGACAAATTTAGTCTCAAACAGCGTCCCAAGAATGAACTTGAGATAAGGGAAATGCAAAGGATACAATATGCATCAGCGGTGGGAAGCCTAATGTATGCTCAAGTTTGTACTCGTCCTGACATAACATTCATTGTTGAAATGTTGGGAAGATATTTCAGTAATCCGGGAATGGAGCAATGGAAAGCAGTGAAACGAGTCTTACGGTatttgaagaaaacaaaagacTATATGCTCACATACAGGAAATCAGATCATCTAGAAATCATTGGATATTTAGATTCTGACTTTGGAGGATGCAGAGATGAAAGAAAATCTACTTCGGGCTAA
- the LOC141701068 gene encoding serine carboxypeptidase 1-like, protein MTKIAHLLSLSLLCFVASVQCYGANGNNPLEKLIKAQKSKRISTFRDEVLNVEYSPVYIGSQDGLKEADKLDSLPGQPARATFDQYSGYVTVDPVAGRALFYYLAQSENSSSQPLVLWLNGGPGCSSFGNGAMMELGPFTVNSDGKTLSQNKYAWNNEANMLFLESPAGVGFSYSNTTSDYVTGDTKTAEDAYTFLINWLARFPEYQTRDFFITGESYAGHYIPQLAQLILQNNKITNQTIINLKGIAIGNAYIDEETQFKGTIDYYWSHALLSDEVYEGIILNCNFSANANISEACETSLDQANVGDIFPYDIYAPLCGSSTDSPSISGFDPCTDNYIYTYLNTQQVQTSLHVTIPPKTWESCSGVIDYTEAPSTVLPVIKELMNSGISVWLYSGDTDGVVSVTTTRYAIDYLQTTVKTQWYPWYTQADVGGYAVGYENLTFVTVRGSGHFVPSYQPSRALALFSSFLAGELPPCNEN, encoded by the exons ATGACAAAGATTGCACATCTTTTATCACTTTCTTTGCTATGCTTTGTGGCTTCTGTACAATGTTATGGTGCAAATGGAAATAACCCTCTTGAAAAGCTTATCAAAGCTCAGAAGTCGAAAAGGATATCTACCTTTCGTGATGAGGTTCTAAATGTCGAGTATTCACCTGTGTATATTGGATCTCAAGATGGATTGAAGGAAGCTGACAAGTTAGATTCATTGCCAGGGCAACCTGCTAGAGCAACTTTTGATCAATACTCCGGATATGTCACAGTTGATCCGGTTGCTGGAAGAGCACTTTTCTACTATCTTGCGCAGTCTGAAAATTCTTCTAGCCAGCCTTTAGTTCTATGGCTAAATGGAG GACCTGGCTGTTCTTCCTTTGGGAATGGAGCGATGATGGAACTTGGTCCATTTACAGTCAATAGTGATGGCAAAACTTTATCCCAGAACAAGTATGCTTGGAACAATG AAGCAAACATGTTATTCTTGGAGTCCCCAGCTGGTGTTGGATTTTCATACTCCAACACAACATCAGATTATGTAACTGGAGATACAAAAACTGCAGAAGATGCTTatacatttttaataaattggcTAGCAAGGTTTCCCGAATACCAAACCCGAGATTTCTTCATTACTGGAGAGAGTTATGCAGGACACTATATTCCTCAATTAGCTCAACTAATTCTTCAGAACAACAAAATCACCAATCAAACTATTATTAACCTAAAAGGAATTGCT ATTGGTAACGCATACATAGACGAGGAAACTCAATTTAAAGGAACAATAGATTACTACTGGTCACATGCTTTACTATCTGATGAAGTTTATGAGGGCATCATCCTAAACTGCAACTTTTCAGCAAATGCAAATATTTCAGAAGCATGTGAAACTTCCCTTGATCAAGCAAATGTTGGCGATATCTTTCCCTACGATATATATGCTCCCTTGTGCGGTTCCTCAACTGATTCACCGTCG ATATCAGGATTTGATCCATGCACGGATAATTATATCTACACCTACTTGAACACTCAGCAAGTTCAGACATCACTTCATGTCACTATTCCTCCAAAGACATGGGAATCTTGCAG TGGTGTAATTGATTATACGGAAGCCCCATCAACAGTCTTGCCAGTTATCAAGGAACTTATGAACAGTGGCATCAGTGTCTGGCTATATAG CGGGGACACGGATGGCGTAGTGTCAGTGACAACAACAAGATATGCCATAGACTATCTTCAAACTACAGTCAAAACACAATGGTACCCCTGGTACACTCAGGCTGAT GTGGGAGGATATGCAGTTGGATACGAAAATTTGACATTTGTGACTGTGAGGGGATCCGGACATTTTGTTCCAAGTTATCAGCCTTCTCGTGCACTTGCTTTGTTCTCTTCCTTTTTGGCTGGAGAGCTTCCTCCGTGTAATGAGAACTGA